The genomic interval TAAATTTTTAGAGTGAAACGATATGAAAATAGTTCAAAAGATAACTGATAAAGATAAGATAAGGGATGAAAATAAACGAGGTAAAAAAGACCAAAGAGGCGACATCGACGGGCTTACAACCATAAATTGCTGCGACGTTGATGTTATTGAGTGCCAAAGGCATGATGAGCTGAACCAATAAGATTGCGGCAACCATTGGCTCGATGGGAAGAAGGTAAAAGAGTATCCAAGCGCTTAGCAGAGGTGCAACGATGAACTTCACAAGGTTTACATGTAAAAGCAGTTTATAATTGAGCGTTTTAATTTTGACATTGCACAGATACATGCCAAAGACGATGAGTTGAAGCACGATCATACAGTATGCACCCATCTCTAACGATTTAAAAATCGTCGGTGGAATCTGAACCTGTGCGAAATTCAGTGCTAGGGCGATAAAAGACGCCCAGATGACAGGAAGTTTGATGATATTGAGCAGGGATGCTTTGAGATTGGACGTGCCACCTGAGTAGAAGAAAACGCCTAAAGTATAGGTCATAAAGGTATTGGCAACGCTGATCATACTGGTGTAAATGATAGACTCCTCACCAAAGAGCGCAATGCCCAAAGGGATACCAAGGTTGCCTGTATTGCCAAGGGCTACGGCGATACTCATGATCGCTTTTTCTTTATCGTCCGTAAAAAAAAGTCGCGCAAAGATGTAGCCAAGCACAATCGTCACACACGAAATCAGCACATAATACAACGGTACTTGCAATAAAGAAAGCGTGATGGGTCTGGTGGAAAGTCCCCAAAACGAAAAAATTGGGTGCAGAAAATAGACAGTGATGATGCTCATGCCGCGCTCTTGTATCTGCTCTTTAAAAATCTTTTTCGCGATAAATCCAAAGAGGATAAAAACATAAATCGACAAGATCGCAATGGCAATATTCATAGCAAAG from Sulfurospirillum multivorans DSM 12446 carries:
- a CDS encoding AEC family transporter, whose translation is MNIAIAILSIYVFILFGFIAKKIFKEQIQERGMSIITVYFLHPIFSFWGLSTRPITLSLLQVPLYYVLISCVTIVLGYIFARLFFTDDKEKAIMSIAVALGNTGNLGIPLGIALFGEESIIYTSMISVANTFMTYTLGVFFYSGGTSNLKASLLNIIKLPVIWASFIALALNFAQVQIPPTIFKSLEMGAYCMIVLQLIVFGMYLCNVKIKTLNYKLLLHVNLVKFIVAPLLSAWILFYLLPIEPMVAAILLVQLIMPLALNNINVAAIYGCKPVDVASLVFFTSFIFIPYLIFISYLLNYFHIVSL